TCTGATGCTCCTTTTATAGAACGTATCGATTTCCTTAACTCTTTGCACATCTCTGATGGTGCATTCGCCATCTGTCCTATCTCATCTTTGCTTTTGCTTTCAAAGTCTACTGTTAGATCTCCTTCTTTGAATTGGTTTATTTTGTTTCTGAACTCTGTCAATGGTTTTGTTATGCTTCTTATGAGATATATGACCATGATTATTGATACTACAAACGCTATTACTGTTAATATTATTGTTAGCATTATGGCTGTGTTGTTTTCTTCTATGAGTGTCGGTCCTAATGTGTCTTGTTGTACTTTTAACTCCGCTCTTTGTTCATCTAATAGGTTTAATATTTCTACTCTCATTTCTTCCATCTGTTGTATTATTGGTTCTTGTGATTCTATTGTCTCAACTATTTGGATGAAGGTATTTTTAAGTTTAGAATAGCTATTTTTTATCATTTCATACCCTTTTTCTAACTCCTCGGTAAAAACGTATTTTAGGGTCGAAAGGCGATAATTAAGATTATCTAATTCTTTCAAAACAGTTTCTTTGTCACCTTCAGATTTGGATACAAAATATCTATATGATAAATTAATTAAGTTTTCTAGTAACTGAATAGAAGTATCTGCATAAAAAGTTGCTGCAGAAATAATCGATGAGACCTCAGAACTTTCTAATAAAATTAGATAATCTGAGATAAAATTTCTTAGTTCTTGAGAAGATAAATTGAAATCCTTTATAATCAGAGATTTCTTATTGTTCAATTGTTCAATATAATTATAGAAAAGTTCATAATTTTCTATATAACCTTTTAAAGTTTGAATAGATTTAACATCATCAATCTCAAAAGTTATTAGAATATTTTTTATAAGGCCGAAATTTTGTAAAATAATATCTTTTGCTTTTTCATTATAATCTATAATATAATCTTTTGTGAATAAAGAAGTTTCATAAAAAATCCTTTCTATCTCAGAAATTTGACTAGTTTGATCCGATAAAGTCTTATAATTCATTAATCCTTTATTAGAAAAAATAAGTGAATAAATATTAAAAAGTATAGCGGTTCCGAAAATCAATAAAACTATGGAAATTATTATAATAATCCGTAGCTTAATACTTTTTAAAAGCATAATAAATTACCCCCTATCCACCTTATGAAAATAATAGATGAAATTTCTAATTATCAGATTTTGTTCCTACGAAAAGGCTCCTTAATATAATGTATAGTCACTTTAGAAATACTAAAACGAATAATTTAAAGTATTTTTAAACCTTCATATTGTTGACATTTACCTCCTTACGATATAATCTCTTTGACAACATTAATTTACTAAATCGTAAGGAGGTTTTACAAATGTCTTACTACTCTACTGCTTCTCAACTCTATTTCGATTTCGTTTATGATCATTATCTTAATGAACATTCTGATTTTAAATATCTTCTTGATTTAATCAATGTTATCGATTGGTCTGTTGTTCCTAATTTTATCCATAAGCACAGTAGACTCGGTTATTATAATCAGTCTATCCTTAAAGCTTTTGTTCGTACAAAAGGTTAAAGAGTTTAATACTAGAGAATTGATTTATTTCCTTAGAACTAATCCTCAATTCGCTCAAGCTATTGGATTTGATCTTATCAATAACTTTGTCCCTTCTGAGGCTACTTTCTCTGTCTTTAAAAAGAAATTTGATACTTCTTTTTTGTTTGAGATTATTGCTCAGTCTATTCAAAAGGGTATTGATGAGGACATTTTTGATCCTAATAATCTGTGTATCGATTCTTATCCTATTTCTTTTCGTTCTTTCTTTAACAACAAAAAGAGTATTATTCTCGTCCTATCCACGCTAACTTTGGCGTTAAACCTGTTTCTAACTCTAAACCTGTTTACGATAAACACGGTAATCAAAAGCAATCTATTTCTTATTTCGACTTTAAAGCTCATACGCTTTCTTTTTTTAATGTTACTGTTTTTACTTTAATTTCTTCCGCTAGTCATCACGATAAGAATTATGCTTTCCCTTCATAACTTCTTTGAGATTTATCAATGCTGTTGAAGTTGAATGTAATCTTTCTAACCTTTATCCTATTGCTTCAGCTTTCTTAGCTCATAATATGGGTAGAGATGATTTGCTTGGCTCATCTAAAACATTAATGTATGAAACAGCTTACTTATAATTGACATTCTCAGTTAATTTATTTCTTTTTAATAAATAGTTATTCATTAATTGTATCGTTTTTATTCCTGCTTTTCTTTCAAAATTCTTTACTTCTTTTAATTTTTACCTTTTCTTCATCTTTTTTGTAGTTTTCAAAGAGCTTCTTTGATTCTAAACATTTATTTTAATACTTCTTCCTTTTTATTTACTTCTTTTACACTTTTTTATCCTGGATTTTTTGTCATTTCTAAAGTGGGGAATAATGTAAAAATTAGGAAATCTTTATATTTTTCTTAATCTTTTTTTGAACCAATTGCTACTGCAAACACAATTACCAAACCTCTAACAACCATCTGTTGACTAACATCTAATCCTGCAATAATTAAACCATTATTAATAATTCCCATAATTAAAGAACCTACAAAAGTACCTATAATAGTACCTTTACCACCATTAAGGCTTGTTCCTCCTAGTATAACCGCCGCAATTACTGATAATTCATCACCATCTCCAAAAGTAAATCTCCCTGCTTGCATTCTAGCTGCATATAACATACCAGCAAATCCAGCAAGAACACCAGAAATTAAAAAAGTTATTAATTTAATTTTAGATGTGTTAATTCCACTATATTTAGCTGCTTCCTCATTACCTCCGGTAGCTAAAACGTACACTCCAAGGGGAGTATGATTGAAAACAATATATCCAATTATAACTATAAATATTGTCCATATAAATATAATTGGAATGCCACCTATATTTCCTAAACCAAAAAGATTATTGTATTTTTGATTTATTATTGGAATAGGAGCATTATGTGTAATCCACATAGCTAAACCTCTCACTACTTCCATCATTCCGAGAGTAACAAGAAATGGAGGTATTTTAAATTTAGTAGTAATTAATCCATTTGCCAACCCTACTAATAATCCTGTTCCTAATCCTACTACAGAAGCTAATATTATTCCTAAATTACTTCTTAAAACCATTGCCGTAGTTATAGATGAGAGGGCAGTTATTGAACCTACAGATAAATCAATTTGACCAGTTGAGATTACAAATGTCATTCCAACACCCATGATAGTAATCATAGCTGTTTGACGAAAAATATTTAAAATGTTCGTTGTGGTTAAAAAACCTTTATCAAATAATAGTATAGAAAAGAAAGCGAATATTATTATGAATACAACATATACTATATTTTTTCTCCAGTCAAAATTCATTTCACGCTGTTTGGATTGCACGTTGAAGTTCCTCCTCGTTTTCTATTTCTTCTCTTTGAAGTTCTTTTACCATTTTTCCTCTTGACATAATAATGATCCTATCACTGACAGCTAATAGTTCATTTAATTCCGACGAAATAACAAT
This region of Petrotoga sp. 9PWA.NaAc.5.4 genomic DNA includes:
- a CDS encoding methyl-accepting chemotaxis protein, which translates into the protein MLLKSIKLRIIIIISIVLLIFGTAILFNIYSLIFSNKGLMNYKTLSDQTSQISEIERIFYETSLFTKDYIIDYNEKAKDIILQNFGLIKNILITFEIDDVKSIQTLKGYIENYELFYNYIEQLNNKKSLIIKDFNLSSQELRNFISDYLILLESSEVSSIISAATFYADTSIQLLENLINLSYRYFVSKSEGDKETVLKELDNLNYRLSTLKYVFTEELEKGYEMIKNSYSKLKNTFIQIVETIESQEPIIQQMEEMRVEILNLLDEQRAELKVQQDTLGPTLIEENNTAIMLTIILTVIAFVVSIIMVIYLIRSITKPLTEFRNKINQFKEGDLTVDFESKSKDEIGQMANAPSEMCKELRKSIRSIKGAS
- a CDS encoding ABC transporter permease, which translates into the protein MNFDWRKNIVYVVFIIIFAFFSILLFDKGFLTTTNILNIFRQTAMITIMGVGMTFVISTGQIDLSVGSITALSSITTAMVLRSNLGIILASVVGLGTGLLVGLANGLITTKFKIPPFLVTLGMMEVVRGLAMWITHNAPIPIINQKYNNLFGLGNIGGIPIIFIWTIFIVIIGYIVFNHTPLGVYVLATGGNEEAAKYSGINTSKIKLITFLISGVLAGFAGMLYAARMQAGRFTFGDGDELSVIAAVILGGTSLNGGKGTIIGTFVGSLIMGIINNGLIIAGLDVSQQMVVRGLVIVFAVAIGSKKD